GCAGAAGTATTGTACACGAGCTGGGTAATCCGCTCATGAGTACTACGCTTCCGATAGATGTTTATGTAGAAGAATATACCGACCCGGAGGTTATTTATGAGAAATTTGGTAGTCAGGTAGATATTGTTGTAGATGGTGGCCCGGGTGGGATGTCATTTTCTACCGTAATAGATTGCACAGGAGAGGCACCTGAGTTAATCCGTGAAGGGATCGGCGATTTTGATGCAATTACCTGATTTTAAGTAAACTGGACGTTGTCAAATATTTATTGTTGACTTCGTCAAATAAAAGAAAAGTTCAATAAAAAAGCCTTGTCTATGCATAGACAAGGCTTTTTTGATGCGTTAAAGCAATGATTTATTTGATGCCGAGTTTCTTAGCGATATCAGCAGGCAGAGCTTTTTTGTTCACCATGTAGCTGGTGGTTTTGTACTGGAAGTAAGGTTCAGAAGCGTAGAAATAACCTTTACCGAAGTTTTCGGTACCCCATGAGTTTTTCACACGGAAGTATTTTTTACCATTCTGATCTTTTACCAGACCTACGATGTGCATACCGTGATCGTCCTGTGTTTCGAAGTTATCGAACGCTTTCTGACGTACTTCAGCGGTGATGTTTTTTTCCTGGATAGGCTCGAGGAAAGCATTTTTCTTTTCATCTGCAGACATATCATTCCAGTCTTTTTCAGGAACAACAGCCAGGCCTTCTTTGAAGTTGAAACCTTTTTCGCTTACGTCAGCAGCCCATGCGATCGTGTAACCGTTGGTCAGTGCATTTTCAGCGATGTTGGTGAAATCGTTCATATCCACGTTGTATACTTTTTCCCAGTTCCAGTTGTCTGGTACTTCCAGTACGAACTGAGAATTGTATGGATGGTGGGTAAAGCTGGTGATTAATACATAGTCATCAGCATTCAGGCCCAGTTCTTTAGCGAAAGACTGCGGTGTATATGATTTACCGTTATAGTCAAATTTAGCAGGAGCATCGCCCATGTAGGCATTCAGAACGCCGTCGAAAGCGTTTTTCCAGGTTGGGTTGATAACACCATTGGAGTTACCCAGTTCTTTCACCATGCTTTCCAGGAGCGTCTCCATTTCAGCGTGGTTGTATGTTTTCTGGCGGTTGCCATCATAAACCGTTTGAGGAACCAGACCATACTCACGTAAGCAGAGGATATCATCAGGGAAGCCACCACCTTCACCGAAGTTGGCTTTACCATGCATACGTACGTAGTTAACAGCCTTTAAAGGGTACATTTTACGCACTACGTACATTTCACTGAGGTTCAGGTCTTTACCTTTACCGTTGCGGAGCAGTTCTGATTCAAGGAAGGACATTCCGGAGAAAGACCAACAGGTACCGGTACGGCCCTGGTTCTGTACATCGTAAGCATCCATATTTTTAATAGTGGTAAACTGAAGCTTACTTCCCTCTACGTTGGTGGCGGTTTGTGCGAAGGCTGCTGTGCTGCAAAGCATAATAGCCCCCATCATCCAATTCTTCATGATGTATGTGAGTCTAGATTTTGTTATTAAAGGATCAAATATAAGGTATAGCACCTTTCCTGGCGGGTAAAAGTTTGATGAGCGGAGCATCGCCCTGACAGATATATGCTACTGTAATGTGTTAATACTGTTGCTGATATTGCTGGTGAGACTCAAAAACATCTCTCGTAATGCGCCATTCCCATAGCTCTTCGTTCTCTTTGTTGGTGAAAGCCCCCACGAAAGACATACCGACTTTCTGTAATGTTTTCACCGAAGAGTTATATTCTTCTTCGGTATGGGCGATAACACTTGTGACATAATTGTGTCCAAAGGCAAAATTGATGAGTGCTTTGGCGGTTTCGGTGCCATAGCCCTGTTCGCGGTAATCGGGGCTGATATCATAGGCAATTTCCACGACCCCGTTGCTGTCCGGGCGGCCTTTGAAGCCTCCGGCGCCTATCAGTTCCCTGTTTTCACGGTGAATGACCATATAGAAGAACCATCCCAGCAGAGATGGATCGTTGCGTAATTTATCGTAGGTAACGAGTATCACTTCAGGATATTCGATCCAGTTTTCGGAAATAGTTATACCTAACTGATTAGCCAGTGCATCACCCCCTTGTAAGAACAACTCGAAATGTTGAAGGGTGCACGGCATTAATTGCAGGCGCTTTGTCAAAATCATGTTCGTAACGAGTAACAGTTTGGAATTAAACTTTCAGGTTTTTGGGATTCAATAAGTCAGGTAATACGATCAGATGGGTATAGTGATATACCATGTCAACATCTGATCGTATTACAAATATGCTATTACTACAGTAGGTCTACTACTAGTGTGCCTCCAGCCAGTTGTTGCCGATGCCCATTTCGGCTTCTACCGGAACGTCGAGCGGTAAGGCATTTTTCATGCATTCAATGATGATAGGCTTGATGATTTCCAGTTCAGAACGATGGGCATCAAATACCAATTCGTCATGTACCTGGAGGATCATTCTGGATTTCAGGTTACGTTCCTTAAAGGCTTTGTGAACTGAAATCATGGCCAGTTTGATCATGTCTGCAGCGGTGCCCTGTATAGGCATGTTAATCGCGTTTCGTTCTGCGAAACCTCTCACAACAGCGTTGGAAGAATTGATATCTTTCAGCCAGCGTTTACGGCCCAGTTTCGTTTCCACATAGCCTTTTTTCTGTGCTGATTTTACCTGGTCTTCCATATACTGCTTGATGGCAGGATATTGCGTAAAATAGTTGTCGATAAGTGTTTTGGCTTCACTACGTGCAATGCCCAGATTTTCAGATAATCCGAAGGCGCTGACACCGTAGATAATGCCAAAGTTCACACTTTTCGCATTACGTCGCATGTCAGCAGTTACTTCTTCTAAAGGAACGTTATAAACCTTTGCTGCTG
This window of the Chitinophaga sp. Cy-1792 genome carries:
- a CDS encoding aminopeptidase C; the protein is MKNWMMGAIMLCSTAAFAQTATNVEGSKLQFTTIKNMDAYDVQNQGRTGTCWSFSGMSFLESELLRNGKGKDLNLSEMYVVRKMYPLKAVNYVRMHGKANFGEGGGFPDDILCLREYGLVPQTVYDGNRQKTYNHAEMETLLESMVKELGNSNGVINPTWKNAFDGVLNAYMGDAPAKFDYNGKSYTPQSFAKELGLNADDYVLITSFTHHPYNSQFVLEVPDNWNWEKVYNVDMNDFTNIAENALTNGYTIAWAADVSEKGFNFKEGLAVVPEKDWNDMSADEKKNAFLEPIQEKNITAEVRQKAFDNFETQDDHGMHIVGLVKDQNGKKYFRVKNSWGTENFGKGYFYASEPYFQYKTTSYMVNKKALPADIAKKLGIK
- a CDS encoding GNAT family N-acetyltransferase, with the protein product MILTKRLQLMPCTLQHFELFLQGGDALANQLGITISENWIEYPEVILVTYDKLRNDPSLLGWFFYMVIHRENRELIGAGGFKGRPDSNGVVEIAYDISPDYREQGYGTETAKALINFAFGHNYVTSVIAHTEEEYNSSVKTLQKVGMSFVGAFTNKENEELWEWRITRDVFESHQQYQQQY